The Dasypus novemcinctus isolate mDasNov1 chromosome 22, mDasNov1.1.hap2, whole genome shotgun sequence genomic sequence cattgaattacccttgtcctctgtgaaacatcagtggaacccatttatgtggggtcatttgtccatttcaccaacagaattttttaaattattgtgtttttatagtaACTCTTACAACCAAATAATATGATTCCTACaatattgttcttcttttctattttgttacagGGTACAAAAAAACTcgtcataatgtttgttgcttaaaataaagtctgagagaatttatcatggaaattattgccttggcaaagtgtattctattatggcccagggtttctagccatcacaactattAAGAAGAtgcaggaacatatgttttccctgacattttcagaaaagggtactagatctctataaaatccataaaaatattaacttaatgtagttacaatacaaacagtaccatttatgatatttttctgattactgcttgaggctaaattgcactgctttgaatatctcctcaggaaattcatcatccacatggaaacagaaaaccaaacatatggtttagaattcatcctcctggggctctcagaagatacagaggtgcagtcccttctctttgggatgttcctgtccatgtacctggtcaccttcattggcaacctgctcatcatcctggccatcatcttggactcccatctccacacacccatgtacttcttcctctccaacctgtcttttactgatatctgtttcacctccaccacggtaccaaagatgctgctgaacatccagacaggcaacaaaatcattacttttgaaaactgtctcacccagatgtattttttcatgctttttgtacaactagataactccttcttgactgcaatggcctatgaccgctttgtggccatctgtcaccccctgcactacacagtcatcatgaacccctggctctgtggcctcctgctgttagcatcctggttattgagtgttttggactctcttttgcatgacttaatggttttgagattgtcttttttttttttttttttttacttgtgcatttatcactttaatcattattagaacattttcattattttgatagtaataataagcaaaacaaacaaacaaataagaaaatttatcACTTCTCGGTCTCTCTATGCAccttgtctttttgtacagagacggaaatgccccactttttctgtgaacttaatcaggtagtcagacatgcttgttctgacaccttcctcaatgagcttgtgatgtattttgcaggtggacttctggggattataccactcactgggatctttttctcttactataaaattatatcctcaattttgagaatctcaacagctcatggtaaatataaagcattttctacttgtgggtctcacctctcagtagtgaccttgttttatggtacaggtcttggagtgtatcttagctctgctgctacccaacactcaagggcaaatgcaatagcctcagtgatgtataCAGTGGTCACACCCATattgaacccctttatttacagtcttagaaacaaggacataaagcaggcctttaaaaagctgggaaacattctgtctataaaaggatactttgtctcaagtttacaaaagtgctcatgattaacagagatcaaacactagaagattctttttgaaaatgaaatattttgttgtcttttttaaaagatacatagatcacacaaaatgtaacattaaaaatacaaggttcccatatataccactccccaccccaccctcctcctctcacatcaacaacctctgattgtgtggattatcatttgcattgtagtttacactctcccacagtccattcagtggcttatggcatgatatgtaatgtccttcatctgtccctgctatatcattcaggacaacttcaagccctgaaaatgcctccatatcacacatcttccttcttccatcactcagcaactcccatggccactgtctccagacagactagtgtgtcaaatcctcagcattgttgcaagtatctgtgagtcttgtccttcaagcaatgaagcttagttgtcactgtgggccccaaggagtgggggaaagaagaatagaatagaaggaagagagggcaactgggggcaatggaagtgttccacaagatcatgcagtgatggatataggccttgttaaatttcaccaaaaaattaaatgtaaaccataacacaaccaaatttttataaaattgtacaatctaaaatataaaccacaatgtaaaccatagtggaaACATGGTttttatctatgtttcaatatctgtacaacaactatagcaaatatatgcaccttaaaaagataattgctggggaagggagaaaagtgtttgatgttggcatatcagattcccctatattttatatgtgactttattgtgatctaaaacttttttgaagacataataaaatttttttaaaacaaaggatgaagaccctgagaaatGAATGGAGGAGATAGCTttactactgtacatacagggcaacacctattacagtgatgaaaggaaggcaaaatgttaactatattttatgatattttgcatttttaataccccaatttattttttactttattttagtttttcttaaatatagaataaaaatattctatttttaatctttaaacct encodes the following:
- the LOC139437343 gene encoding olfactory receptor 7A10-like yields the protein METENQTYGLEFILLGLSEDTEVQSLLFGMFLSMYLVTFIGNLLIILAIILDSHLHTPMYFFLSNLSFTDICFTSTTVPKMLLNIQTGNKIITFENCLTQMYFFMLFVQLDNSFLTAMAYDRFVAICHPLHYTVIMNPWLCGLLLLASWLLSVLDSLLHDLMVLSLSFCTETEMPHFFCELNQVVRHACSDTFLNELVMYFAGGLLGIIPLTGIFFSYYKIISSILRISTAHGKYKAFSTCGSHLSVVTLFYGTGLGVYLSSAATQHSRANAIASVMYTVVTPILNPFIYSLRNKDIKQAFKKLGNILFEQKQIFYSEEIKK